The following are from one region of the Dreissena polymorpha isolate Duluth1 chromosome 2, UMN_Dpol_1.0, whole genome shotgun sequence genome:
- the LOC127867072 gene encoding uncharacterized protein LOC127867072, with protein MAEGGARLDEPEGFPKQGSVSSHQTLWENASLETCAVMNWLGYGPEIRQARIDAYMEWGRLCTAQVRGAVTIIITGSKAEGLSRFCESDMDRMFVINSVICLEDSVYANNFPSEITVLRSYSLMSYAGHCRLLLERRGTMVDPYVDGALCDDGYGRELLSSDMFVNYFSKTQYEAHVVQHARAGPSIPTTSKGVHHSDTVWALRYYCPNILSKWAARPRHWPPAEVVQHVVSLGAFLTPVGFKGSEYQHVEWRVCFNAGEIEIVHNLNKTQINLYVLLKMVKNDVLNPRKKEVSSYTLKNIVLWIAENNPQSLFHERSLLHWLLEGLNALRVALVTRELPYYMIPDRNLMAASGLEEEQRCTWISTISEMLNEGPRMILRLPKIRQGIVAHPEPFRWYNGRRIELEMLVLMWQIRELLCIDANWKIDESDVTLLAIKRRENEIVREVCMRMILEGSRDINMQDVYNGMLM; from the exons ATGGCTGAAGGTGGTGCAAGACTTGATGAACCAGAAGGGTTCCCTAAACAAGGCAGTGTGTCCAGCCATCAAACCCTG TGGGAAAATGCCTCCTTAGAGACATGCGCTGTCATGAACTGGCTCGGATATGGGCCAGAAATCAGACAGGCACGTATAGACGCCTACATGGAGTGGGGCAGGCTGTGTACTGCACAGGTCAGAGGAGCAGTAACAATTATTATTACAGGTAGCAAGGCTGAGGGGCTGAGCCGCTTCTGTGAAAGTGATATGGATAGAATGTTTGTAATCAATAGCGTGATATGTTTAGAAGATAGTGTTTATGCTAATAACTTTCCTAGTGAGATAACCGTGCTGAGATCATATAGCCTTATGAGTTACGCCGGACACTGTAGGCTGCTACTAGAGAGACGCGGTACAATGGTTGACCCGTACGTAGACGGTGCGTTGTGTGATGATGGATATGGTCGCGAACTCTTGAGCAGTGACATGTTTGTTAATTACTTTTCAAAAACTCAATATGAGGCACACGTGGTGCAGCATGCCCGAGCTGGACCGTCAATACCCACTACATCGAAAGGAGTTCACCACAGTGACACAGTATGGGCATTACGTTACTACTGTCCCAACATTCTGTCAAAATGGGCCGCAAGACCTCGCCACTGGCCGCCAGCGGAAGTCGTTCAGCACGTCGTATCACTTGGAGCATTTCTTACGCCTGTTGGATTTAAAGGCAGtgaatatcaacatgttgaatggagaGTTTGTTTTAACGCCGGGGAGATCGAAATAGTACACAATCTTAATAAAACTCAAATAAAtctgtatgttttattaaaaatggtGAAGAACGATGTATTAAATCCACGTAAGAAAGAAGTTTCATCGTACACATtaaaaaacattgtattatggATTGCGGAAAATAATCCCCAGTCATTGTTTCATGAAAGAAGTCTGTTACACTGGTTACTTGAAGGATTGAATGCACTTAGAGTCGCGTTGGTAACCCGAGAGCTGCCATACTACATGATTCCAGATAGAAATCTGATGGCAGCCAGTGGACTTGAGGAGGAACAGCGGTGTACATGGATATCAACGATTTCAGAAATGTTAAATGAAGGTCCCAGGATGATACTAAGACTTCCAAAGATACGGCAAGGCATTGTAGCTCACCCTGAGCCATTCCGATGGTACAACGGGAGGAGAATAGAGCTTGAAATGCTGGTGCTCATGTGGCAGATCAGAGAACTCCTCTGCATAGATGCGAACTGGAAGATTGACGAGTCAGATGTTACTCTTCTGGCAATAAAACGACGCGAGAATGAGATTGTGAGGGAGGTGTGCATGAGGATGATTTTGGAAGGGAGTCGAGATATCAATATGCAGGATGTTTATAATGGAATGTTGATGTAA
- the LOC127867076 gene encoding uncharacterized protein LOC127867076, whose translation MMGAMDPMSAMMGAMGGMGMGAMAMGMPFMSYDTLEDMLDLPDRRMMPGVATGVAAGASVATGSMMPSVAGVPGVPNPAGLVSAGIPQSALPAPVVSAAVQPIGSGAHAASSTSHGTSSTGGINPSVIASALQTALSRVQQRGATAGNNNNQILG comes from the coding sequence ATGATGGGGGCGATGGACCCGATGTCAGCCATGATGGGTGCGATGGGCGGAATGGGTATGGGGGCCATGGCCATGGGAATGCCCTTCATGTCTTATGACACGCTTGAAGACATGCTCGACCTTCCTGATCGCAGGATGATGCCGGGCGTAGCGACGGGCGTCGCCGCGGGTGCTTCAGTGGCGACCGGAAGTATGATGCCGAGCGTCGCAGGCGTGCCAGGAGTTCCAAACCCTGCTGGCCTCGTTTCAGCGGGAATTCCCCAGTCCGCGCTCCCAGCTCCAGTCGTTTCAGCCGCTGTTCAGCCAATCGGAAGTGGCGCCCATGCCGCTTCTTCCACCAGCCATGGGACTTCTTCCACCGGTGGTATTAACCCCTCGGTGATAGCATCCGCCCTGCAGACGGCGCTTAGTCGAGTGCAGCAACGCGGCGCTACCGCCGgaaacaacaacaatcaaatTCTTggttga
- the LOC127867074 gene encoding neogenin-like, with product MNETVPPPPPQNVFLRAEDENILVSWLPPQPEANVLVRGYVIEVLRNKERWEVMQVGYKESSVIVYEVGMGYTYQISVKSFNRAGESVDRWEEVNIPVKTVTTEPVRNFSGTPLSSTQLLLQWEPPGSGRYSGYELSYTLAGKERPDLPGTGSLPANISSYVVRSLQPYTEYVFNITPILRNVKGQTANVIVRTLPDKPGAPPFNVSLNVINSTTIRIQALPPGVQRNGPIVQYRISYRSHEARDSFIVSAETSENLDYFLSDLMPSTVYEIRLRCLTVNGSGPWSIWLQAKTKQREPILPKVPHNLTTTVTFDSVTLTWLPPNQPIRDVTGYVVGIGKFIPEVQRVSLTNQESQHTFRKLDPGTLYIVSVRSFNEFGESTAVFELVTTLF from the exons ATGAACG AGACAGTACCGCCACCGCCCCCTCAGAACGTGTTTCTCAGAGCTGAGGATGAGAATATTCTGGTGTCGTGGTTACCACCTCAACCGGAAGCGAACGTACTCGTGCGTGGTTACGTCATCGAGGTGTTACGTAATAAGGAGAGATGGGAGGTGATGCAGGTTGGGTACAAGGAAAGCAGCGTGATCGTCTATGAAGTCG GTATGGGATATACATATCAGATATCAGTAAAGTCGTTTAACAGAGCGGGAGAGAGTGTTGACCGTTGGGAAGAAGTAAATATTCCCGTAAAAA CGGTCACCACTGAGCCAGTTCGTAACTTCAGCGGCACGCCTCTGTCCTCTACACAGCTGTTGTTACAATGGGAACCGCCGGGTTCGGGACGCTACAGCGGGTACGAGCTGTCCTACACTCTGGCCGGGAAGGAGAGGCCGGACCTGCCCGGAACTGGGTCCCTTCCAGCTAATATCAGCAGCTATGTGGTCAG GTCTCTGCAGCCGTACACCGAGTACGTTTTCAACATCACCCCTATTTTACGTAACGTCAAGGGCCAAACCGCCAACGTCATCGTCAGAACGTTGCCTGATAAGCCCGGCGCCCCGCCCTTCAACGTTTCTCTGAACGTCATCAACTCCACC ACTATTCGTATACAGGCGTTACCACCGGGAGTTCAGAGGAACGGGCCCATCGTGCAATACCGGATATCATACCGAAGTCACGAGGCTCGCGATTCTTTCATCGTTTCTGCCGAGACTTCCGAGAACTTGGACTACTTCCTGTCAG ACCTTATGCCGTCCACTGTGTATGAGATACGACTGCGATGTCTGACAGTGAATGGTTCAGGTCCCTGGTCCATTTGGCTCCAAGCGAAGACCAAACAACGAG AGCCCATATTGCCAAAGGTTCCACACAATTTAACAACAACTGTAACCTTTGACTCGGTGACCTTGACATGGTTACCTCCAAACCAACCAATCAGAGACGTGACCGGATACGTGGTTGGTATAGGGAAATTTATACCGGAAGTGCAGAGGGTTAGCCTGACCAATCAGGAGAGTCAACACACGTTTAGGAAACTTG ATCCAGGGACCTTGTACATTGTCAGTGTTCGATCATTCAATGAGTTTGGAGAGAGTACCGCAGTATTTGAACTCGTGACCACTTTGTTCTAA